A section of the Castanea sativa cultivar Marrone di Chiusa Pesio chromosome 12, ASM4071231v1 genome encodes:
- the LOC142620025 gene encoding hevamine-A-like, producing the protein MATNLQLTPLVFSVLFLMTLIKTSHARGIAIYWGQNGNEGNLTTTCATGRYSYVNLAFLNVFGNGQTPEINLAGHCNPASNGCTIVSEGIRYCQKHGIKVMLSIGGGVGNYSLASPKDAEKVAKYLWHNFLGGRSSSRPLGDAILDGIDFDIELGSTKYWEDLAKHLKKHSKTRRKVYLTAAPQCPFPDRFLGTALNTGHFDYVWVQFYNNPQCQYSSGNTTNLISSWSRWSTSIKVGRLFLGLPAAPQAAGSGYVPPDVLTSQILPVIRKSPKYGGVMLWSRYYDGLTGYSSSIIECV; encoded by the coding sequence ATGGCTACAAATCTTCAACTTACACCTCTAGTCTTTTCCGTCTTATTCCTTATGACCTTAATCAAAACCTCTCATGCTAGAGGCATCGCTATCTACTGGGGTCAAAATGGCAATGAGGGAAACCTAACAACTACCTGTGCTACAGGAAGGTATTCTTATGTAAACTTAGCCTTCCTAAACGTATTTGGCAATGGCCAAACCCCAGAAATCAACCTTGCTGGTCATTGCAACCCAGCATCCAATGGGTGCACCATTGTTAGTGAAGGTATAAGGTATTGCCAAAAGCATGGAATTAAGGTCATGCTCTCAATTGGAGGTGGAGTTGGAAACTACTCTCTAGCTTCTCCCAAGGATGCAGAAAAGGTAGCAAAATATTTATGGCACAATTTCTTGGGTGGAAGGTCATCTTCGCGGCCATTAGGGGATGCCATATTGGATGGCATAGACTTTGACATTGAGCTTGGTTCAACAAAATATTGGGAAGACTTAGCAAAGCACTTGAAGAAACATTCCAAGACAAGAAGGAAGGTGTACTTGACAGCAGCTCCACAATGTCCATTTCCTGATAGATTTCTTGGTACTGCACTTAACACGGGTCATTTTGACTATGTTTGGGTTCAATTCTATAACAATCCTCAATGCCAATATAGTTCGGGTAACACCACTAATCTTATAAGCTCATGGAGCCGATGGAGTACCTCGATAAAGGTGGGGAGATTATTTTTAGGCTTACCTGCGGCTCCTCAGGCAGCTGGAAGTGGATATGTTCCACCTGATGTGTTGACTTCTCAAATTCTTCCTGTGATTAGGAAGTCACCAAAGTATGGAGGCGTGATGCTTTGGTCAAGGTATTATGATGGTTTAACTGGATATAGTTCCTCCATTATTGAATGTGTATGA
- the LOC142621003 gene encoding acidic endochitinase-like, which translates to MAAHKQLSFLLLSLLIISLCKSSQAAGIAIYWGQNSNEGSLADTCATGNYQYVNIAFLSTFGNGQTAVLNLAGHCSPSANTCTRFSSEIKACQGRGIKVLLSIGGGAGSYSLSSANDAMQVANYLWNNYLGGKSNSRPLGDAVLDGIDFDIELGSTQHYDELARSLNGFSQQKKVYLAAAPQCPFPDTHLDTAIKTGLFDYVWVQFYNNRDCQYSGNANNLLNSWKTWTTVQAKQVFLGLPAATAAAPSGGFIPADVLKSQVLPSIKTSPKYGGVMIWNKNFDNGYSASIKSAV; encoded by the coding sequence ATGGCCGCCCATAAACAATTATCATTCCTTTTATTGTCCCTCTTAATCATCTCTTTATGCAAATCCTCACAGGCTGCTGGGATTGCCATATATTGGGGCCAAAACTCCAATGAAGGCTCCTTGGCTGACACTTGTGCCACAGGGAACTACCAATATGTGAACATAGCTTTCTTATCCACATTCGGTAATGGCCAAACCGCAGTGCTAAACCTAGCTGGGCACTGTAGCCCCAGTGCCAATACTTGTACCCGTTTTAGCTCTGAAATCAAAGCTTGCCAAGGGCGAGGCATCAAAGTCCTTCTTTCAATTGGAGGCGGTGCTGGAAGCTACTCTCTTTCTTCAGCTAATGATGCAATGCAAGTTGCAAATTACCTTTGGAATAACTATCTAGGAGGTAAGTCCAATTCACGTCCACTAGGCGACGCAGTTTTGGATGGCATTGATTTTGACATCGAGTTGGGTTCAACCCAACACTACGATGAACTTGCTAGATCACTTAATGGATTTAGCCAACAAAAAAAGGTGTACTTAGCAGCAGCTCCACAATGTCCATTCCCAGATACTCATCTAGATACCGCTATTAAAACCGGTTTGTTTGATTATGTTTGGGTTCAATTCTACAACAACCGTGATTGTCAGTACTCAGGCAATGCAAACAACCTTTTGAATTCATGGAAAACATGGACTACTGTTCAAGCTAAGCAAGTGTTCTTGGGACTACCAGCGGCTACCGCGGCGGCTCCAAGTGGTGGATTTATCCCAGCTGATGTGCTCAAATCTCAGGTCCTTCCATCTATTAAGACTTCTCCCAAGTATGGAGGGGTTATGATTTggaacaaaaattttgataatgggTATAGTGCATCCATAAAGAGCGCTGTCTAG
- the LOC142621300 gene encoding hevamine-A-like, whose protein sequence is MARNLQLTPLVFSLLFLMTLIKTSHAGSIATYWGLNVSEGNLSTTCGTGIYAYVNLAFLNVFGKGQTPEINLNGHCNPASNGCTFLSEDIKFCQKFGVKIMLSIGGLVGNYFLASPKDAENVATYLWNNFLGGNASSRPFGDAILDGINFDIQTVSTQYWLVLAKNLKSHSNVYLSASPQCPFPDNFLGTALNTNLFDYLWVQFYNNPQCQYDFSNSNTTNLISSWNRWSSSLKVGKLFLGIPAAPQAAVSGYVPSQVLNAEILPLFRKSPNYGGVMLWNRYYDELTRFFATILESV, encoded by the coding sequence ATGGCTAGAAATCTTCAACTTACACCTTTAGTCTTTTCCCTCTTATTCCTTATGACCCTAATCAAAACCTCTCATGCTGGTAGCATCGCTACCTACTGGGGTCTAAATGTCAGTGAGGGAAACCTATCAACTACCTGTGGCACTGGAATATATGCCTATGTAAACTTAGCCTTCCTAAACGTATTTGGCAAAGGCCAAACCCCAGAAATCAACCTTAATGGTCATTGCAACCCAGCATCCAATGGGTGTACCTTTCTCAGTGAAGACATAAAGTTTTGCCAAAAATTTGGAGTTAAGATCATGCTCTCAATTGGAGGTCTAGTTGGAAACTACTTTCTAGCTTCTCCCAAAGATGCAGAAAATGTAGCAACATATTTATGGAACAATTTCTTGGGTGGCAACGCGTCTTCGCGTCCGTTTGGGGATGCCATATTGGATGGCATAAACTTTGACATTCAGACTGTTTCAACACAATATTGGCTAGTCCTAGCAAAGAACTTGAAGAGTCATTCCAATGTATACTTATCCGCATCTCCACAATGTCCATTTCCTGATAACTTTCTTGGTACTGCACTTAACACAAATCTTTTTGACTATCTTTGGGTTCAATTCTATAACAATCCTCAATGCCAATATGATTTCAGTAACAGTAACACCACTAATCTTATAAGTTCATGGAACCGATGGAGTAGCTCATTAAAGGTGGGGAAATTATTTTTAGGCATACCTGCGGCTCCTCAGGCTGCTGTAAGTGGATACGTTCCATCTCAAGTGTTGAATGCTGAAATTCTTCCTTTGTTTAGGAAGTCACCAAATTATGGAGGTGTGATGCTTTGGAATAGGTATTATGATGAGTTAACTCGATTTTTTGCCACCATTCTTGAAAGTGTATGA
- the LOC142618296 gene encoding kunitz type trypsin inhibitor 104-like → MKMKSMRLIGSLSCIMLVMAISAVAQPSSSPTPVLDSAGRPLQRGVEYYINPAITDSGGRFTLINRNDSCPFYVGQENVSGLEGLPVIFTPFVEGETVIRENRDFRVAFSAATICVQSTAWKLGETDPATNRRLIVTGEDQSSQRTANYFRIEKASVGGDIYQISWCPTEVCPICKFNCGTVGNLVENGKILLALDGNVIPVTFERNA, encoded by the coding sequence ATGAAAATGAAGTCGATGAGATTGATTGGAAGCCTTAGCTGCATAATGCTAGTGATGGCCATATCAGCAGTAGCTCAACCATCATCCTCACCCACACCGGTGCTTGACAGTGCCGGACGTCCTCTTCAACGTGGTGTAGAATACTACATCAATCCTGCTATTACTGACAGTGGCGGTCGTTTTACCTTGATTAATAGAAATGATTCATGCCCCTTTTATGTTGGGCAGGAAAATGTTTCAGGCTTAGAAGGTCTTCCTGTCATCTTTACGCCTTTCGTGGAGGGAGAGACAGTGATTAGGGAGAATAGGGACTTTAGGGTTGCTTTCTCAGCGGCCACAATTTGTGTTCAGTCGACTGCATGGAAGTTAGGCGAGACGGACCCCGCAACTAATAGGAGATTGATTGTCACCGGAGAAGACCAAAGCTCACAAAGAACCGCAAATTACTTCCGGATAGAGAAAGCTAGTGTTGGAGGTGATATCTACCAGATTTCATGGTGTCCTACAGAAGTTTGTCCTATTTGTAAGTTTAATTGTGGTACTGTTGGTAACTTGGTTGAGAATGGAAAGATATTGTTAGCCTTGGATGGTAATGTGATTCCTGTTACCTTTGAGAGAAATGCTTAA